A DNA window from Brassica napus cultivar Da-Ae chromosome A4, Da-Ae, whole genome shotgun sequence contains the following coding sequences:
- the LOC106445746 gene encoding casein kinase 1-like protein 11, translating to MERNQKKMDHVIGGKFKLGRKLGSGSFGELYLGINIQTGEEVAVKLEAVKTRHPQLQYESKIYMHLQGGTGVPHLKWFGVEGDYSCMVIDLLGPSLEDLFNYCTRKFTLKSVLMLADQLICRVEYTHSRGFLHRDIKPDNFLMGLGRKANQVYIIDYGLAKKYKDFQTQKHIPYRENKNLTGTARYASVNTHLGIEQSRRDDLESLGYVLMYFLRGSLPWQGLKGGTKKQKYDKISEKKMLTPVEILCKSHPSEFTSYFHYCRSLRFEDKPDYSYLRRLFRDLFIREGYQLDYVFDWTTLKYPQTGSTSRPRLTPRPALDPDPPGPPAEKSEKTTVGQDLRGRFSGAIEAFTRRNVSSQGAHGDRSRQRSSDDVPSSSKEVHESDRNHSSKRGVMSPGSSAEPSENHSSRLFSSGSRLATTQPNYESKPSSGRPGHDYVIRSFELLTIAKNRK from the exons ATGGAACGGAATCAGAAGAAGATGGACCACGTCATCGGCGGAAAGTTTAAGTTGGGTAGGAAACTCGGCAGCGGATCGTTCGGTGAACTTTATTTAG GGATCAATATTCAGACTGGAGAAGAAGTCGCAGTTAAGCTG GAAGCTGTGAAGACGAGGCATCCTCAACTGCAGTATGAGTCGAAGATATATATGCATCTCCAAGGAGGAA CTGGTGTTCCCCATCTCAAATGGTTCGGAGTCGAGGGTGACTACAGTTGCATGGTTATCGACCTTCTTGGCCCCAGCTTGGAGGACTTATTCAATTACTGCACTCGAAAGTttactttgaaatctgttttaatgcttgCAGATCAGTTG ATATGCAGAGTTGAGTACACGCATTCACGGGGTTTTCTTCACCGTGATATTAAACCGGACAACTTTTTGATGGGTCTTGGGCGCAAAGCAAACCAG GTTTATATCATCGATTATGGCCTTGCTAAAAAAtacaaggattttcaaacacaAAAACATATACCATACAG AGAAAACAAGAATCTAACAGGAACTGCACGGTATGCAAGTGTCAACACGCACCTTGGCATTG AGCAAAGTAGAAGAGATGATCTGGAGTCACTTGGTTATGTGTTGATGTATTTTCTACGAGGAAG TCTTCCGTGGCAAGGGTTAAAAGGTGggacaaagaagcagaagtatgACAAGATTAGTGAAAAGAAGATGCTTACTCCTGTAGAG atTCTGTGCAAGTCACATCCATCAGAGTTCACCTCCTATTTCCATTACTGTCGATCACTGAGATTTGAGGACAAACCAGATTATTCATATCTGAGAAGACTTTTCAGAGACCTTTTCATTCGTGAAG GTTACCAGCTGGACTACGTGTTTGATTGGACAACCTTGAAATATCCTCAGACTGGCTCTACTTCGAGACCAAGG CTGACTCCAAGACCAGCCTTGGACCCGGACCCTCCAGGACCACCTGcagaaaaatctgaaaaaactACAG TGGGACAAGACCTCAGAGGAAGATTTTCAGGGGCAATAGAGGCATTCACCAGACGAAATGTTTCAAGCCAAGGCGCTCATGGTGACCGCTCTAGACAAAGATCTTCTGATGATGTACCCTCTTCTTCCAAAGAAGTG CACGAGTCTGATAGAAACCATTCTTCAAAGAGAGGTGTGATGTCACCTGGCTCCTCAGCTGAGCCAAGCGAGAACCACTCAAGCCGATTATTTTCAAGTGGATCACGGCTCGCCACAACTCAGCCGAACTATGAGTCTAAGCCATCATCTGGAAGGCCTGGGCACGATTATGTCATTAGAAGCTTTGAGCTTCTTACCATTGCGAAGAACAGGAAATAA
- the LOC106445745 gene encoding kinesin-like protein KIN-10A yields MAPTPSSARSNQTQFTLIRTPQTKQRLNFHPKTPNPDSSKDHHLPPPEHPVEVVGRIRDYPDRKEKPASILQVNPDNQTVRVRAEVGYRDFTLDGVSFSEEEGIESFYKKFIEERIKGVRVGNKCTIMMYGPTGAGKSHTMFGCGKEPGIVYRSLRDILGDSDQDGVVTFVQVSVLEVYNEEIYDLLSTNSSNNLGIGWPKGGSTKVRLEVMGKKAKNATFISGTEAGKISKEIVKVEKRRIVKSTLCNERSSRSHCMIILDVPTVGGRLMLVDMAGSENIDQAGQTGFEAKMQTAKINQGNIALKRVVESIANGDSHVPFRDSKLTMLLQDSFEDDKSKILMILCASPDPKEMHKTLCTLEYGAKAKCIVRGSHTPNKDKNGGDESSSSAVILGTRIAAMDEFISKLQSEKKQQEKERNDAQKQLKKKEEEVAALRSLLIQKEACAPNEEAIKEKVNERTQLLKAELEKKLEECRRMAEEFVEMERRRMEERIVQQQEELEMMRRRLEEIELEFRRSRDGGDAVKSMDETSGFAKRLRGLYSDDDMVKSMDLDMGDPEPVKQVWGQSAVSYQPSNTISSNLSDVLQPKPSESMSCNQMYPDRVCLSTVFEEEEVEEDEEKVIIEDKSICSITTTPVPSLNFGGMDGEENSFNITDDKESAMSRKMRIQNIFTLCGNQREMSQHTGQENDQLLPVTTNKAEALAVEEAKENNISVDEGNNGQIDIYVKWEATTADNPRKQLITTLRVTKDATLADLRKLIEIYLGSDNQAFTFLKLGGPCGAQVAKEKESTVEATSLPFCNGHAYLATLRPGKSSSQLRSLTQASPLPLTPIENKMQFTTPISKVTQKHQVDDELSSPIAAHLSSTPFITLRRH; encoded by the exons atgGCTCCGACGCCGTCCTCCgcgagatcgaatcaaacgcaATTCACCTTAATCAGAACTCCACAAACAAAGCAACGACTCAATTTCCACCCGAAAACCCCAAACCCAGACTCCTCGAAAGACCATCATCTCCCACCACCGGAGCATCCAGTCGAAGTCGTCGGCCGGATCCGAGACTACCCAGACCGGAAGGAGAAACCAGCTTCGATCTTGCAGGTCAACCCGGACAACCAAACGGTCCGGGTCAGAGCCGAGGTCGGGTACAGAGACTTCACCCTCGACGGAGTGTCTTTCTCGGAGGAAGAAGGAATCGAGTCGTTTTACAAGAAGTTTATAGAGGAGAGGATTAAAGGCGTGAGGGTTGGTAATAAATGCACAATCATGATGTATGGACCCACCGGTGCTGGGAAGAGCCATACCATGTTTGGGTGTGGGAAGGAGCCTGGGATTGTGTACCGTTCTTTGAGGGATATCCTCGGAGATTCGGATCAAGATGGTGTTGTTACCTTTGTTCAAGTCTCTGTTCTTGAGGTTTATAACGAGGAGATTTATGATCTTCTTTCCACTAATAGTAGCAACAACTTAGGGATTGGTTGGCCCAAAGGAGGAAGCACTAAG GTCAGGCTTGAAGTAATGGGGAAGAAGGCCAAAAACGCAACCTTTATTTCAGGGACAGAAGCGGGAAAGATCTCTAAAGAGATTGTCAAAGTGGAGAAACGGAGAATTGTTAAAAGCACGCTTTGCAATGAGAGAAGTTCCCGGAGTCACTGCATG ATCATACTTGATGTGCCTACTGTTGGGGGAAGGTTGATGCTTGTTGACATGGCTGGTTCTGAGAATATAGACCAAGCTGGGCAGACTGGATTTGAAGCAAAGATGCAA acTGCTAAGATCAACCAGGGGAATATTGCACTGAAGCGAGTTGTGGAATCTATAGCAAATGGAGACTCCCACGTGCCCTTTAGAGACAGCAAGCTCACTATGCTGCTTCAG GACTCTTTTGAAGATGACAAGTCAAAGATTCTAATGATTCTATGTGCGAGCCCGGATCCAAAGGAAATGCACAAGACTCTCTGCACTCTGGAGTATGGGGCAAAAGCAAAGTGCATAGTTCGTGGGTCACATACTCCCAACAAGGATAAGAATGGTGGCGAtgagtcttcttcttctgctgtgATTTTGGGAACAAGAATAGCAGCGATGGATGAGTTTATCTCCAAACTCCAGTCTGAGAAGAAACAGCAAGAGAAAGAAAGGAACGATGCACAGAAGcagctgaagaagaaggaagaggaaGTTGCTGCTTTGCGATCTCTTTTAATACAGAAGGAAGCATGTGCTCCCAATGAAGAGGCGATCAAGGAGAAAGTAAACGAGAGAACGCAGCTTCTGAAAGCAGAACTTGAGAAGAAACTTGAGGAATGCAGAAGAATGGCGGAGGAGTTTGTTGAGATGGAGAGAAGGAGGATGGAAGAAAGGATAGTGCAGCAGCAAGAGGAActggagatgatgagaagaagGTTGGAGGAAATTGAGCTTGAGTTCAGGCGCTCAAGGGATGGAGGAGATGCTGTGAAGTCAATGGATGAAACTAGTGGGTTTGCCAAGAGACTCAGGGGTCTTTACTCCGATGATGATATGGTGAAGTCAATGGATCTTGACATGGGTGATCCAGAACCAGTCAAGCAAGTCTGGGGTCAGTCTGCTGTTTCATACCAACCAAGCAACACTATCAGTAGCAATTTGTCTGATGTCTTGCAACCAAAGCCTTCTGAAAGTATGTCTTGCAATCAAATGTACCCTGACCGTGTATGCCTGAGCACTgtctttgaagaagaagaggtcgAAGAAGATGAGGAGAAAGTGATAATCGAGGATAAAAGCATCTGCTCGATAACAACAACACCTGTGCCTAGTTTGAACTTTGGAGGTATGGATGGTGAAGAGAATAGCTTCAACATTACAGATGACAAAGAATCAGCAATGTCTAGAAAGATGAGAATTCAAAACATATTCACCCTTTGTGGCAATCAGAGAGAGATGTCACAACACACTGGACAAGAGAATGATCAGTTGCTTCCTGTGACGACGAATAAGGCCGAAGCTCTAGCAGTAGAAGAGGCAAAGGAAAACAATATCTCAGTTGATGAAGGTAACAACGGACAGATAGATATCTACGTTAAGTGGGAAGCAACTACTGCTGATAACCCTCGGAAGCAGCTCATAACAACACTAAGAGTTACGAAGGACGCAACACTGGCTGACTTGAGGAAGCTTATTGAGATCTACCTTGGGTCTGATAACCAAGCTTTCACGTTTCTCAAGCTCGGG GGACCATGTGGAGCTCAAGTGGCAAAGGAGAAAGAATCAACAGTTGAAGCCACGAGTCTGCCTTTCTGTAACGGACACGCTTACCTGGCTACTCTGAGACCGGGGAAGAGCTCATCTCAACTTCGAAGTCTTACACAAGCGAGTCCACTTCCACTAACGCCCATAGAAAACAAGATGCAATTTACTACGCCCATCTCAAAAGTGACACAGAAGCACCAAGTTGATGATGAACTTTCATCACCCATcgcagctcatctcagctccaCTCCTTTCATCACTCTCCGCAGACATTAG
- the LOC106445747 gene encoding 60S ribosomal protein L36a: MFDKALGFHEVLSYKLCSFRFFVFFFLAAEDGDGRSFHRRAKMVNIPKTKKTYCKNKECKKHTLHKVTQYKKGKDSLAAQGKRRYDRKQSGYGGQTKPVFHKKAKTTKKIVLRLQCQTCKHFSQHSIKRCKHFEIGGDKKGKGTSLF, from the exons ATGTTTGACAAGGCATTAGGGTTTCACGAGGTTCTCTCTTATAAACTTtgttcttttagattttttgtttttttttttttggcagcgGAGGACGGCGACGGCAGGAGCTTTCACCGAAGAGCGAAAATG GTGAACATTCCCAAGACAAAGAAGACTTACTGCAAGAACAAGGAATGCAAGAAGCATACATTGCACAAGGTCACCCAGTACAAGAAGGGTAAAGACAGTCTTGCTGCCCAAGGTAAACGTCGTTATGACCGCAAACAATCCGGTTACGGTGGTCAGACGAAGCCCGTCTTCCACAAGAAG GCCAAGACAACCAAGAAGATTGTCTTGAGGCTCCAGTGCCAAACATGCAAGCATTTCTCTCAACACTCGATTAAG AGGTGCAAGCACTTTGAGATTGGTGGAGACAAGAAGGGAAAAGGAACATCTCTCTTTTAA
- the LOC106390759 gene encoding histone H3.2, translating into MARTKQTARKSTGGKAPRKQLATKAARKSAPATGGVKKPHRFRPGTVALREIRKYQKSTELLIRKLPFQRLVREIAQDFKTDLRFQSSAVAALQEAAEAYLVGLFEDTNLCAIHAKRVTIMPKDIQLARRIRGERA; encoded by the coding sequence ATGGCTCGTACCAAGCAGACCGCAAGGAAATCCACCGGAGGCAAAGCCCCAAGAAAGCAGCTCGCAACGAAAGCAGCCAGGAAATCCGCTCCGGCCACCGGCGGAGTGAAGAAGCCACACAGATTCCGTCCAGGAACGGTGGCATTGAGGGAGATCAGGAAGTACCAGAAGAGCACCGAGCTTCTGATCCGTAAGCTTCCTTTCCAGCGTCTGGTTCGTGAGATCGCTCAGGATTTCAAGACGGATCTAAGGTTCCAGAGCAGCGCCGTCGCGGCTCTACAGGAAGCAGCCGAGGCTTACCTCGTTGGGTTGTTTGAAGACACTAATCTTTGCGCGATTCATGCGAAGAGAGTCACTATCATGCCTAAGGATATCCAGCTCGCTAGGAGAATCCGTGGTGAAAGAGCTTGA
- the LOC106448101 gene encoding agamous-like MADS-box protein AGL97 → MVKGGTKRKATMERITKRESAATTFTKRSYGLHSKVSQLCLLTDAQIAVLATPPSSHSNVSFFSFGHSSVDSIVTAFLTGERPAVREEIEDHEDLGICLARKELGLPQWWDDDALLKSKNPQELSLAINSMSRLLTKINELRAEDAEEEPPLKKQKKKKNEETMKKTEPTVEQTLVLPSGSSDRTLDYNNNNNDSLEEIDFDQLIDLDLDLDFDFESMNSSDNNDETMKMTEPLDQPLLLPYDICASPDNNNTYSTGEMSLDYGIDKQLQETTIAMSSVACDDGVSALNEDDINFSDYLTQFLQS, encoded by the coding sequence ATGGTGAAAGGTGGTACAAAGAGGAAGGCAACGATGGAGAGGATCACGAAACGCGAATCTGCGGCAACGACTTTCACGAAACGAAGCTACGGTCTCCATAGCAAAGTCTCGCAGCTCTGTCTTCTCACCGACGCACAGATCGCCGTGTTGGCAACACCTCCTTCTTCCCACTCCAACgtcagcttcttctccttcggCCACTCTTCGGTTGACTCCATCGTTACCGCTTTTCTCACGGGAGAGAGACCTGCTGTCCGAGAAGAAATAGAGGATCACGAGGACCTTGGGATTTGTCTCGCTAGAAAAGAGTTAGGGTTGCCTCAGTGGTGGGATGACGATGCTCTTCTCAAATCTAAGAATCCCCAAGAACTGTCCCTTGCCATCAACTCCATGTCTAGGTTGTTGACTAAAATCAATGAGTTGCGTGCTGAAGACGCAGAGGAAGAGCCTCCTCtgaagaaacagaagaagaagaagaacgagGAGACAATGAAGAAAACAGAACCCACGGTGGAACAAACCCTAGTTCTCCCGTCCGGTTCCAGTGACAGAACCCTAgattacaacaacaacaacaatgacTCGTTGGAGGAGATTGATTTTGATCAACTAATTGATCTggatttagatttagattttgatttcgaGTCTATGAATTCTTCTGACAACAACGACGAGACCATGAAGATGACAGAGCCCTTGGATCAACCGCTCCTTCTCCCATACGATATTTGTGCCAGTCCAGACAACAACAACACCTATTCAACTGGAGAGATGAGCTTAGATTACGGGATTGATAAGCAGCTTCAGGAGACTACTATTGCAATGAGCTCGGTGGCTTGTGATGATGGTGTCTCTGCTTTGAATGAAGATGACATCAACTTCTCTGATTATCTCACTCAGTTTCTGCAGTCTTGA
- the LOC106448102 gene encoding uncharacterized protein LOC106448102, with translation MANEYGIGMGSIMAIVVVAIILLFVPLMMGPVAPPSPPLILVFPLVLLFVFLYLHFTCK, from the coding sequence ATGGCGAATGAATATGGAATCGGAATGGGTTCGATTATGGCGATTGTGGTCGTTGCGATAATATTGTTGTTCGTTCCGCTAATGATGGGACCAGTGGCTCCACCATCTCCTCCACTTATCTTGGTGTTTCCTCTTGTCTTACTCTTCGTGTTTCTCTATCTCCATTTTACGTGCAAGTGA